One Candidatus Poribacteria bacterium genomic window, CATCTCAGCGTCAACCGGATTGTCCTTCTCATATCCTTACGTTTCACAAATCTGTCTATCAGTTTGTCCTTTGAGGGTATGTTGTAGAGCTGAGCCGGATCCACCTTCACCTCTATATCCGTCCTTCCTCGTGGCTCGGCGAACACCAGATCGCCAAGTGGGATGAGAGTGGCGAAATCATAGGTGGGATGGGGACAGGTCAGGATGGAGATATGCATTAATCTCGTCTTTTCGAACTTCAAGGCGCTTTCCTCCATCAGCACGATCGATTTGATCGTCTCCTTATCCCTTCCCTCACCTCTCATGAACAGGCCGCCCGGGGTAATGGTTATAAGGGGAAGCCCGTTCTCAGCGGCGGATTCAAAGGCCAGAGCGATCAATCGGTAGACGAGATGCTCGGGCAGTTTCTCCGCGCTGGGATCAAGTGCGGCTATTACAACTTTGAACCTCTTAACCTGGGTAAGGGCAGCAATGAGATAAGGCGGACGGTGTACATCTTCGATGGTGGATAGCGATCTGCCTTCCGTCAGCAGATCCACATACTCCTCCGCTCCCATGGGAAAGTGGAAGCCACATCTCGGACATACCCTCAGGTTCCGGATCAGCTCCTTGATGAATATCAGCTCGCCGCATCCTCGACATTTCTGCCATACACCTTCGGGTATCCGGCTTTCACCTCGCATTATAGCTCACCTGATTCCTATGTATGGGAGTATGGGAGCATTCCCGTACCCCCATACCCTCATACTCCATTATCAGTCGTCCTTGTTCAGTTCCGCTATGGCCGTATCCTCATCATCGTATCTCTGGAAGATGGTTATGAGCTTGGCCATGACGATGAGGTTGTTGATGCTTTTGCCCAAGTTCAGGAGGGCTATCTTGCCCTTCTTCCGCTGGACAGAGGTGTAAGCGGCGACGATCACACCGAGTCCGGAGCTGTCCATCATAGGCACGCCGGCGAGGTTCAGGAGCAGCTTAACCTCTCCCTCCTTCTTGGTGGAGATGATCTCGTCGATGACCCTCTTGAGATCGAGGGCATCATGCCCCATAATCTTGCCCTCGATATCAAGTATGGTCACGCCCTCTCTCTCCCTAACGTTGATGTTCACATTACACCTCCCGTTTTTATTTGGGTTCTCTGTATTTGATCATGGTCACTTCCGTTCCAGTTTCGTTGTATTTCACCTCATCCATAAAGGTTCTCATCAGGAATATGCCGCGGCCGGATGGCCTTAGC contains:
- a CDS encoding STAS domain-containing protein, producing the protein MNINVREREGVTILDIEGKIMGHDALDLKRVIDEIISTKKEGEVKLLLNLAGVPMMDSSGLGVIVAAYTSVQRKKGKIALLNLGKSINNLIVMAKLITIFQRYDDEDTAIAELNKDD